One stretch of Bordetella avium DNA includes these proteins:
- the mpl gene encoding UDP-N-acetylmuramate:L-alanyl-gamma-D-glutamyl-meso-diaminopimelate ligase, which yields MHLHILGICGTFMGGLALIARAAGHKVTGCDAGVYPPMSTQLAEQGISLIEGFGADQLALKPDLFVIGNVVSRGNPLMEAILNSGARYVSGPQWLGDNILPQSHVLAVAGTHGKTTTSSMLAWILEEAGLKPNFLIGGVAPDLKVSARYQFGSRPFVIEADEYDTAFFDKRSKFVHYRPRTAILNNLEYDHADIFPDLAAIETQFHHLVRTIPSEGCVVLPTRSEALERVLARGCWSRTVRFGAGGAWQAGPADELGAFTVLRDGRDQGMVRWSLGGEHNRMNALAALAAAENIGIPASDGIAALCRFAGVKRRMELRGTINGVKVYDDFAHHPTAIATTIAGLRRQVGPARILAVLEPRSNTMKLGTMAARLPQALAGADQVFCFGAQEGKHALGWNPTEVLSPLGERASSHDDLNALVNAVARAAAPGDHILVMSNGGFGGVHDKLLAALAQPR from the coding sequence ATGCATTTACATATTCTTGGCATTTGCGGCACCTTCATGGGCGGATTGGCGCTGATCGCGCGCGCCGCCGGCCATAAAGTCACGGGCTGCGACGCGGGCGTCTATCCACCCATGAGCACCCAGCTCGCCGAGCAAGGCATCTCTCTTATAGAGGGTTTTGGCGCTGACCAACTGGCTTTGAAACCCGACCTCTTCGTGATCGGCAATGTGGTCAGCCGGGGCAATCCCCTGATGGAAGCGATCCTGAACAGCGGCGCGCGCTATGTGTCCGGCCCCCAATGGCTCGGGGACAACATCCTGCCCCAATCCCATGTACTGGCTGTTGCTGGCACGCATGGCAAAACCACCACCAGCTCGATGCTCGCCTGGATTCTGGAAGAGGCCGGTCTCAAACCCAACTTCCTGATCGGTGGGGTGGCGCCCGACCTCAAAGTGTCGGCACGCTACCAGTTCGGCTCGCGTCCCTTCGTGATCGAGGCCGATGAATACGACACCGCCTTTTTCGACAAGCGCTCAAAATTCGTGCACTACCGGCCGCGAACAGCCATTCTGAATAACCTGGAATACGATCACGCCGACATCTTTCCGGATCTGGCGGCGATAGAAACGCAATTCCATCATCTGGTGCGCACCATCCCGTCCGAGGGATGCGTCGTGCTGCCGACCCGCAGCGAGGCGCTGGAACGCGTGCTGGCCCGTGGCTGCTGGTCGCGGACGGTGCGCTTTGGCGCAGGCGGCGCTTGGCAGGCCGGCCCTGCCGACGAACTGGGCGCGTTCACGGTGCTGCGTGATGGCCGCGATCAAGGCATGGTGCGCTGGTCCCTGGGCGGCGAACACAACCGCATGAATGCCCTGGCCGCATTGGCGGCCGCCGAAAATATCGGCATCCCGGCCAGCGACGGCATTGCGGCTCTCTGCCGGTTTGCCGGTGTGAAGCGGCGTATGGAGCTGCGCGGCACGATCAATGGCGTGAAGGTCTACGACGATTTCGCCCACCATCCGACGGCGATCGCCACCACGATCGCCGGTCTGCGCCGCCAGGTCGGGCCAGCCCGGATTCTGGCTGTGCTTGAACCACGTTCGAACACTATGAAACTGGGAACCATGGCCGCACGACTGCCGCAGGCGCTGGCCGGCGCGGATCAGGTGTTTTGCTTTGGCGCGCAGGAAGGCAAACACGCACTGGGCTGGAATCCGACCGAAGTGCTGTCGCCACTGGGTGAGCGCGCCAGCAGCCACGACGACCTGAATGCCCTGGTCAATGCGGTAGCCCGGGCAGCGGCTCCGGGCGACCATATCCTGGTCATGAGCAATGGCGGTTTTGGCGGCGTGCACGACAAACTGCTTGCCGCCCTGGCTCAACCGCGCTGA
- a CDS encoding TlpA family protein disulfide reductase: MNRRLFFTAGAAVIVVAAGGLLYSRSRPAASPDPLQQLLASSLPDLHGQPQALSQWRGRPMVINFWATWCAPCVKEMPELEALSKKAAKVQFVGIGVDTADNMRKFVEKLPVSYPLLVMGSAAIDTLRKLDNPSGGLPFTLVLNADGSIRQKILGQIDPNALEKTVLDLVV, encoded by the coding sequence ATGAATCGCCGTCTCTTCTTTACCGCTGGCGCGGCCGTCATCGTTGTCGCGGCGGGCGGTTTGCTCTATAGCCGGTCGCGTCCGGCAGCATCTCCAGACCCGTTGCAGCAATTGCTGGCGTCGTCTCTGCCTGATCTGCATGGCCAGCCTCAGGCCTTGTCGCAATGGCGCGGGCGCCCTATGGTGATTAACTTCTGGGCTACCTGGTGTGCACCTTGCGTGAAGGAAATGCCCGAGCTGGAAGCTCTCAGCAAAAAGGCTGCTAAAGTGCAGTTTGTCGGGATCGGTGTCGATACCGCCGACAATATGCGAAAATTTGTCGAGAAACTGCCTGTTTCCTACCCTCTGCTTGTGATGGGTTCCGCAGCGATCGACACCCTGCGTAAGCTGGATAATCCATCGGGCGGCCTGCCTTTCACCTTGGTTTTGAATGCAGATGGCAGCATTAGGCAGAAGATATTGGGTCAAATCGATCCGAACGCCCTGGAAAAGACCGTTCTTGATCTTGTCGTCTGA
- the aroQ gene encoding type II 3-dehydroquinate dehydratase, translating into MARSILVLHGPNLNLLGVREPEIYGSRTLAQINEDLSSLANELGVSLSAWQSNHEGALVDRIQAASKDGTDFIIINAAAYTHTSVALRDALAGVAIPFIEVHLSNLYKRESFRHHSYLSDIAVGLISGLGADGYEAALRYAVRH; encoded by the coding sequence ATGGCGCGAAGCATCCTTGTATTGCATGGCCCGAATCTGAATCTCCTTGGAGTCCGGGAGCCCGAGATCTACGGCAGCCGCACGCTGGCTCAGATCAACGAGGATCTCTCATCCTTGGCGAACGAGCTTGGCGTGAGCCTATCGGCTTGGCAGAGCAATCATGAAGGGGCTCTGGTAGACCGTATCCAGGCCGCGTCGAAGGACGGAACGGACTTCATTATTATCAACGCGGCAGCGTACACGCATACCAGCGTGGCGTTACGCGATGCGTTGGCTGGGGTGGCCATCCCATTTATCGAAGTACATTTGTCCAACCTGTATAAGCGCGAGAGTTTCCGGCATCACTCGTATCTCTCGGATATCGCGGTCGGCCTGATTAGCGGCCTGGGCGCAGACGGCTACGAGGCGGCCTTGCGTTACGCGGTGCGGCACTGA
- the accB gene encoding acetyl-CoA carboxylase biotin carboxyl carrier protein, which translates to MDLRKLKTLIDLVAESGIAELEITEGEGKVRIVKFSQALQPVAYQAAAPAAAVVGSPAAAPAEPAAPVIQGHVVKAPMVGTFYRSPNPGAAPFVEVGQTVKEGEALCIIEAMKLLNEIEADKSGVIKEILVENGEPVEYGQPLFVIG; encoded by the coding sequence ATGGACCTCCGAAAACTCAAGACCTTGATCGACCTGGTGGCTGAATCGGGCATCGCCGAACTTGAAATCACCGAAGGCGAGGGCAAGGTTCGCATCGTCAAGTTCTCCCAAGCGCTGCAACCCGTCGCTTACCAGGCAGCCGCGCCTGCGGCGGCCGTAGTGGGTTCGCCGGCAGCCGCACCCGCCGAGCCGGCTGCTCCGGTCATTCAGGGGCATGTGGTCAAGGCTCCGATGGTTGGCACCTTTTACCGTTCGCCCAACCCTGGCGCCGCACCCTTCGTGGAAGTCGGCCAGACCGTCAAGGAAGGCGAAGCGCTTTGCATCATTGAAGCCATGAAGTTGCTCAATGAAATCGAAGCCGACAAGTCCGGCGTGATCAAAGAAATTCTGGTCGAGAACGGTGAGCCGGTCGAGTACGGTCAACCCCTGTTCGTCATTGGCTGA
- the accC gene encoding acetyl-CoA carboxylase biotin carboxylase subunit: MFEKILIANRGEIALRIQRACRELGIKTVVVHSEADRDAKYVRLADESVCIGPAPSRESYLNMPAIISAAEVTDAEAIHPGYGFLSENADFAERVEKSGFVFIGPRPETIRLMGDKVSAKQAMIEAGVPVVPGSQGALPDDPQEILRIAREVGYPVIIKAAGGGGGRGMRVVYTEAALLNAVTMTRSEAGAAFNNPEVYMEKFLENPRHVEIQVLADGGRNAVWLGERDCSMQRRHQKVIEEAPAPGIPRRLIERIGDRCADACRKMGYRGAGTFEFLFENGEFYFIEMNTRIQVEHPVTELITGVDLVQQQILIAAGEKFTLRQRDITLKGHALECRINAEDPFRFVPSPGRITNWHTPGGPGVRIDSHAFNGYFVPPNYDSMIAKVITYGDTREQALARMRTALSEMVVEGIQTNIPLHRELLQDARFIEGGTSIHYLENKLAQRP, encoded by the coding sequence ATGTTCGAAAAAATCCTGATCGCAAACCGCGGCGAGATCGCACTGCGTATCCAGCGCGCCTGCCGCGAGCTGGGCATCAAGACGGTGGTGGTGCACTCTGAGGCTGACCGTGACGCGAAGTATGTGCGTCTGGCTGATGAGTCCGTGTGCATCGGGCCGGCTCCCTCGCGTGAAAGCTACCTCAATATGCCGGCCATCATTTCGGCCGCCGAGGTGACCGACGCCGAGGCCATTCATCCGGGCTACGGTTTTCTCTCCGAGAACGCCGACTTCGCCGAACGTGTCGAGAAGAGCGGTTTTGTCTTTATCGGCCCGCGTCCTGAAACTATTCGCCTGATGGGCGATAAGGTCAGCGCCAAGCAAGCCATGATCGAAGCCGGCGTGCCCGTGGTGCCCGGTTCGCAGGGCGCGCTGCCTGATGATCCGCAGGAAATCCTGCGCATAGCTCGCGAAGTGGGCTATCCGGTCATCATCAAGGCCGCCGGCGGCGGCGGTGGCCGAGGCATGCGCGTGGTGTACACCGAAGCGGCATTGCTGAATGCGGTCACCATGACGCGTTCCGAAGCGGGTGCGGCCTTCAACAATCCCGAAGTCTATATGGAGAAGTTCCTGGAAAATCCGCGTCACGTGGAGATCCAGGTGCTGGCCGATGGCGGCCGCAATGCCGTTTGGCTGGGCGAGCGCGATTGCTCCATGCAGCGGCGCCACCAGAAGGTCATCGAAGAGGCGCCGGCGCCAGGGATTCCCCGTCGTCTGATCGAGCGTATCGGGGACCGTTGCGCCGACGCCTGCCGTAAGATGGGCTATCGCGGCGCGGGCACCTTCGAGTTCCTGTTCGAAAACGGCGAGTTCTATTTCATCGAAATGAACACCCGTATCCAGGTTGAGCATCCGGTGACTGAGTTGATCACCGGCGTTGACCTGGTTCAGCAGCAGATCCTGATCGCCGCGGGCGAAAAGTTCACGCTGCGTCAGCGTGACATCACCCTCAAGGGCCATGCGCTCGAGTGCCGTATCAACGCGGAAGATCCTTTCCGTTTTGTGCCCAGCCCCGGCCGCATCACCAACTGGCATACGCCGGGCGGTCCCGGTGTACGCATCGATTCGCATGCCTTCAATGGCTATTTCGTGCCGCCCAACTACGATTCGATGATCGCCAAGGTCATCACCTACGGTGATACCCGTGAGCAGGCCCTGGCCCGTATGCGCACCGCGCTGTCGGAAATGGTCGTGGAGGGCATTCAGACCAACATCCCGCTGCATCGCGAGCTGTTGCAGGATGCCCGCTTCATCGAAGGCGGCACCAGTATCCATTATCTGGAAAACAAGCTGGCTCAGCGTCCTTGA